Sequence from the uncultured Draconibacterium sp. genome:
CAAAAAACTCCTGTTGTAGGTGTTCCCTCTCCAAACCAGGACCTTTCAACGATTGATTTGTTTGGGAATGCTAAAAATCCGCCGTTATACATTGTTGATGATAACGAGCCGCTGTATATTGTTGATGGGGTGCCGGTAACCGACATTAATTCCATTCCTCCGAAAAAGATCGAGAGCGTTTCGGTATTAAAAGGTGAGCAGGCTACGGCTTTATACGGTTCGGTTGGTGGCAAAAACGGGGTGGTAGTTGTTACCACCAAAGACGCAACAGCAAAAAATTCGGCAAACGTAAAACTGATTGGTTTAGGAGAACAAACCAGCAAAAGCTTTTCGAATGTACAAATTGAAAAGCTGGGCTTTGAAACCACCACCGGCGAGGCTCCTTTATATTTTGTTGATGGAAAGGAAATGGGCAATATCGCAAACATTTCTGCAGAAGATATTGAATCGATCTCGGTTTTAAAAGATGAATCGGCCACTGCTTTATATGGCGAAAAAGGCAAAAACGGTGTAATCGTTATATCCACAAAAGCCGCTGCCAAAGCAAAGATGGATGATGCTATAGTAATTGTTGAAGGTGTTCCTTACAATGGCGATATTAATGATATCGACCCGAGTACCATCGAATCAATGGAAGTGCTGAAAGACGAAAGTGCTACCAGTATATACGGACCAATAGCAAAAAACGGAGCCATATCGATTAAACTGAAAGATGCAGCTGATTTTAATGGAAAATCGCCGCTGATTTTTCTCGACGGCGAAAAATACACCGGCGATATGGGTGACATCGATCCTGAAAATATTGAATCAATTGACGTTCTGAAAGATGCATCGGCTATTGAAACTTATGGTGATGACGGGAAAGATGGTGTGATGATTATTACCACAAAATTATCTGAAATAAACTCAGTTCTGGATTTGCGAAGGTTTATTGCGAAAAAGATAAAATATCCAATGGAGTTGGTTGAAGCCAATGCTACGGGTGTTAGCAAAATCTATGTTAAGATAAATGACAACGGAAGCATTATTTCTGCTGATGAAAAAGTTATTAAAGGAGCAATGCCTGTTGATGAGGTGGTTGTTGTAGCTTATAAACAAAATGAAGCAGATGATAGTACAATTTTGGATGCACAGGATCAATTCAACAGTGAAGCCAAAAGAGTTATTCTACTACTTCCAAAAATGAATATTCCGGAGTTTATGGGGAAAACTATCGTTTTTAAGGTAAAATTTGTGCTGCAAGAAAAGTAAATACCAGGTATTTTACCAACATAAAATAATTCAGCGGGCGACTATCGTTTATTAGTCGCCCGCTGTTTTTGTTTGGTTGCAGAGTGCTGCTGAGTTACATTGATCTCATCCTCCTTTATTTAAAGGAGGTGTCCCGATCACAGCATCGGGACGGAGGATTACTGTGATGTATAAATTTTTGTGTAACCGAATTTCAATCCCCCTTATTCCCTCCCGATACCGAGATCGGGACAGGCACTTCGCCAAGGGGGACAAAAAAAGTCCCCTACAGGGGATTTCGAGGTAAGAAACCAAGCAGTTACTTACAAAATAGAACTAGTAGAAGTCTGCGTATACAGCCACAAAAAAGGATGCCATCCCATTTTGAGTGAACTCATAGGCATGGCATGGCATCCTTGTATACTCGAAACTCGCATCTCGCTACTCGTAGCTATTTCTTCTCAATAATAGCCACCCAGCCACCACCGGGAGCCATTTTTACTTTTACGGTTGAGGCAGCTGTTACTTCAAGCGTTTCCTGAGCAAAGTCGGCCGCATGTTTATCGGCGTTTAGGCCGTCTTTCCACACTTTCATGGTGCACGTTCCGTCGCCAAGAAAATCGAGTTTTAATTCCATTTCACGCGGATCCCAGTCGGTTAAGGCACCCACAAACCATTTGTCGCCCGAGCGTCGGGCCACGGCAATGTAGTCACTCACTTTAGCTTCCAGCACCTGGGTTTCGTCCCAAACCGATGGAACTGCAGAAAGGAATTCCATACATTCCGGCTCGCGGTAATAGTTCGATGGATTATCGGCAAGCATCTGCAGCGGGCTTTCAAAAACCGGGTACAACGCCAACTGATGGCAGCGTGTTCCCTGGCTCATAGGCTCGGTAAATACCGGCGTAAAATTCTCTTTTGTTTTGTTGATCATCGCACCCGGAGTGTAGTCCATCGGGCCGGCAACCATACGAATAAAAGGTAAGGTTACATCGTGCTCCGGATCGGGTAGGTTCGACCACTTGGCATTTTCCATTCCTTTAACTCCTTCGTACGAGATTACGTTCGGGTAAGCGCGGTCGAGCCCACTTGGTTTGTAGGCTCCATGGAAATCAACCAGCAATTCGTGCTCGGCACATTTACGGGCAATTTTCTCGTAAAAATTTACCATCCACTGGTCGTCGCGTTGCATAAAGTCCATTTTAATCCCTTTTACTCCCCATGCCTGAAACTGATCAAGCGATTCTTCCAGTTTGTCATCCATAGCTTTCCAAACCACCCAAAGAATTACGTCCACATTTTTTTCTTTTCCATAGTCAACCAGCTCTTTTACATCTATATCTTTTTCCTGCTGCATAATGTCCGAAAGTACATACCAGCCTTCGTCCAGAATAATGTAGTCCAGTCCGTATTCCGATGCAAAATCAATGTAATATTTGTAGGTTTCATTATTTACTCCGGCCACAAAATCAACACCGTAAATGTTGTTGGCATTCCACCAGTCCCAGGCTACTTTTCCCGGTGTGATCCAGTCGGTATTTTCAATTTTTTGTTCAGGAGCCAGTTTATAAATCATTTCGCTTTCTACCAGCTGACCATCATTTTCGGTGATGATCATTGCACGCCACGGAAACTCACGAGGGCCATTACATTCGGCAATATAATCTGCATATTTTGTGGGTTTTACATCGCGATCGCTCAACTGCTTGGTTTCCAGTACAACACCCGGATATTTCCCAACCAAAGCATATTGGTTATCGTCGCAACCCCGCAAGTACATTCCCGGGTAATCCATTAGGTTCGATTCCGAAATATAAGTTTTAATGCCGTTTCCGCAATCAATCAGCAAGCCGGTAGAAGCAAAACGATCGCTGCCAATATTCGATAGTGTTTCGCGCAGGTATTCGCGCTCCTGGTGGGTCATCATACTTTCTTCTTCCGGGAACCAAAGTTTGTTATCGGCCGGAAACGCGAAAGTCGCCAATTCACTTTTCACTTTGTACGCGCCATCTTTATCCGACACCCAGCGGTAAGCAGCGCCATCGTCGTACGCCCTGAATTGCAAGGCATAACCTTTAAACGTCAAAGTGAGTTCTTTGTACTTATCTTTTATCGAAGCGCTTTTTCGTTTAACTACCGGTGTAAGCATCTGCGATACGCTACTGGTTTTTGCTTTGCGTACTTTAGCGTCCACTCCCCAAACTGTTCCATCGTACAATTCCATCGAAATTTGCGACGGCGCTACAATTGTGGTTCCGTTAAGCAACACCGAGTAGGTAACGGTTTCGTCAACATTTACCTTAAGCTGTATTTTCCCCGATGGCGATTCAAGCGAATACTCTTTGGCCGATAGGGAGAAAACAAGGCATATTAGTGTAATTAATATAGATAATCTTTTCATAATAGATAGTTTTTGAATTTTGTTCTGAAAGTACAAATTTAATGATGTCAGAAACATACACATATGTTCTGTTTTTTATAAAGGAAGATGCAAAAAAATGATTTTATACCTATCTTACGGTAAATTTTAAAGCAAAGGTTATGAAGAATATAGTTACGCTTATAACGCTATTTTTATTCGCTGTTTCTGTTCAGGCTCAGCAATTTGAAAAGGATGTTTTCGCTACTTCGGGAGGCGATCTGGAAATTACGTTTATTGCTCACGGAACACTGATGATGGAATTTAACGGGAAAGTAATTCATATCGATCCGGTGTCGTGGTATGCCGATTATGCAACACTGCCAAAAGCCGATCTGATTCTGATAACCCACGAACATGGCGACCATTTGGATGCCAAAGCAATTGATGCGGTTAAGAAAGAGGGAACTCAGGTGGTACTCACAACAACCTGCAACAAAAAATACGCCGGTACTAAAGTGCTTGGCAATGGCGAATCGGGAACTTTTGCCGGAATTGAGGTGGATGCAGTGCCCGCTTACAATATTAAACACGAACGCGAAGCCGGACAGCCCTTTCACCCAAAAGGAGTAGGTAATGGTTATGTGCTGCACTTTGGCGACAAAAAAGTTTACGTTGCAGGCGATACCGAAAATATTCCGGAAATGGCAGCGTTGAAAGACATAGATGTGGCTTTTCTGCCGATGAACTTACCTTATACAATGACACCGGAAATGGTGGCCGACGCTACCAAAATGTTTCAGCCAAAAGTTCTTTATCCGTATCATTTCGGAGAGACAAATACCGATGAGTTGGCTGAATTATTAAAAAATCAAAACAAAACTGAATTAAGGATTCGAAACTTAAAATAAGGTAGAAATTCTTTATACCTTCAATGTTCGAAATTGATTTTGAGCAAATACAATTTTCGTTTCTGAATGAAAGGAGCGCACATGGTGTTTGTTCGCATCGGGTAATGTTTTAATAGCTTTAATATTATGAAGAGAACAGGAATTATCATCGTATTGATGATGGGGATGGTTGCAGTGCTTTCGGCACAGGAGACTAAAGTTTACAGCGGGTATAAAGAGTTGGTTGCTGCAGTGAAGCAGGAAATTGACGCAATTGATACCGAAGGATTTCATGAAAAATATGTGGAAGGACTGAAGAACCGCAAGCCCGATTATATTTTAATCGACGTGCGCACAAAAGATGAATACCAGGCTGGCCATATTCCCGGTGCTTATTTGGTACAGCGTGGTGTGCTTGAATCGCATATTGAAAAAGAAGCTGTTTGGGAAGGTTTTCGTCATGCAGTGCCTAAAAAAACAGATACTATAATTTTGTATTGCCGAAGTGGAAGCCGCTCAGCACTTGCAACAAAATCGCTGATGATGTTGGGCTACGAGCACGTTTATTCGCTTGATGGTGGATGGAACGCCTGGCACGAAAATTATCCGAAACTGGAAAGGTATTAGAAACACATAACTCTCTCTTGCCAATCAAATATACGAGCACAAAAGGTTATTGGTTTTTAGAGATCTTGCTAGTGCTTTTTGCAGCCACGAGCTACGCAAATTACAGTGGCAGTCAAGCCAATTACTGCAAACACAATTAATGCAGTGTAAAATACGATAGATGACAAATTTGCACAGCAGGCTAAGAAGCCAAGAATGATTGTAGCAAAGAATCCTAAAATTCCCCAGAGTCCTAAATTGTAGCAGATTAATGTTACTATTTTATTCATGGTATAAAGTTTTTACAATTATACGATGAATAAAGAGCATTGGTTCAATTAACTTTGTGGGAAAAATCTCGTATACTTGTGATATTTATTACACCAAAGTCTATCTTATGAACTTGTCGACCAATAGCTGCGTTAATTGTACTTTAAAGTCAAAGCCCGTTTCGGTTCTGGATAATAATGAGTTAACTGCGCTCGGGCAAGGTTGTTCAATGATTGAGTACGATAAAGGAGAACTTATTTTTAAAGAAGGAGGACCGGTACAACACATCATCTATTTACGCGAGGGTTTTGTGAAATTGGTAAAAAAGGGTGCCGGAGGAAAAGCTTTTATTTTAAGTGTTTCTACAAAAGGGGCTTATCTTGGTCTTCAGAATCTCGACAAGGAAACAAAATCAAATTATTATTCGGCTATTGCACTAACCAAATCGGAGGTTTGTTTTATTGATCGAAATCATTTTACTGATTTACTAAAAAGTAACGGCGACTTTGCTGTAAAAGTTTTATCAACGGTTTTTAAAGATGAAATGAACTATTTTGATCGCCTGGTTAAGAATGTGCAGCAGCAATTACCCGGACGCCTGGCGAACACCATAAGTTATTTAGCCAACGAGGTGTATGGCGAAAATCCCTTTACATTAAATCTTACACAAACCGAAATTGCTGCGCTTATTGGGACTTCACGCGAGAGTGTTTCGCGGATTCTGAAGGAATTTCAAGATCTGGAGATTATCGATTTAAAGAAAAATGTACTCACCATTTTAAACGAAAAACGGCTTGAAGAGATTAAAAACAAAGGCTAATTTTACCGTTAAAGCATAAAAAAACGCTAACCAAAAACTGGTTAGCGTTTTTAAATTATATTGTTATTTCTACTTATTTGATCTCAATATTTGTATCAATAACCGATCCCGGTTCAATTGTTCCTAAGGAGTTAAACTGAATATTTGATGAATTTAATATGGAATTCAGATCGCTGGCATCCACATTGGCCAAACTCATAAAATCAGAAGGAACTACAACTACTCTGAAAGTTTGATTCATGGTGTAATCGGTTGACAGTGTTGACAGGTCCACATCGCCATCCAAAAATACCGACATATCATTAATAAGATCGTTGGGGATATCGCCGGTAAAATCGAAATTATACTGCAAAATAGCACCCGACGGGAAATACTTGGTTTGAGGAAGCGGGCGCCAGAAATCCAATCCATCCTCGGTGGTCCATAAAATATAGGCTAAAATTACATCCGATTCGTAAGGGTCAAATCCGTGATCCGAAAAATTAAAAACCAGTTGGTAATTGTTTGCGGGGGTAAAGTCACCTGTAAACTCAAATGTGGTTCCAACAAAATTGTAACCATCTTCTCCCGGGATTCCCGGAGGTCCTATCGGGCCTTCGCACGAGGCCAGAACTGTTGCAACAATTATTAAAAGAACCGCAGAAATTTTTTTGAAGGTAAATGTTTGTTTGTTTTTAATTGTTTTCATAGCAATAGACTTTTATAATTAAACTTCATTTTTTGGTGTTAAAACAAGTATAGTGCCAAAAAAACCTTCGGCCATGGCCGAAGGTTTATATTGAATTGATTGATCAATCTTAAATTGATTGTTATTTTATTAGCTTTCAAGTGTTCCCGGTACAGGTACACTGGCATTTTCCACAAAGCCAATATCGCCCATAATGAAAGTGTCAGGCCCCAGTTTCATATCCGAGTTCATCATTTCATCCCAGGTAACTTCTTTTCCGGTATATGCCGAAACGCGGCCCATAATTGCCGTCATTACCGA
This genomic interval carries:
- a CDS encoding Crp/Fnr family transcriptional regulator; translation: MIEYDKGELIFKEGGPVQHIIYLREGFVKLVKKGAGGKAFILSVSTKGAYLGLQNLDKETKSNYYSAIALTKSEVCFIDRNHFTDLLKSNGDFAVKVLSTVFKDEMNYFDRLVKNVQQQLPGRLANTISYLANEVYGENPFTLNLTQTEIAALIGTSRESVSRILKEFQDLEIIDLKKNVLTILNEKRLEEIKNKG
- a CDS encoding rhodanese-like domain-containing protein, whose product is MKRTGIIIVLMMGMVAVLSAQETKVYSGYKELVAAVKQEIDAIDTEGFHEKYVEGLKNRKPDYILIDVRTKDEYQAGHIPGAYLVQRGVLESHIEKEAVWEGFRHAVPKKTDTIILYCRSGSRSALATKSLMMLGYEHVYSLDGGWNAWHENYPKLERY
- a CDS encoding MBL fold metallo-hydrolase, whose product is MKNIVTLITLFLFAVSVQAQQFEKDVFATSGGDLEITFIAHGTLMMEFNGKVIHIDPVSWYADYATLPKADLILITHEHGDHLDAKAIDAVKKEGTQVVLTTTCNKKYAGTKVLGNGESGTFAGIEVDAVPAYNIKHEREAGQPFHPKGVGNGYVLHFGDKKVYVAGDTENIPEMAALKDIDVAFLPMNLPYTMTPEMVADATKMFQPKVLYPYHFGETNTDELAELLKNQNKTELRIRNLK
- a CDS encoding glycoside hydrolase family 97 protein — its product is MKRLSILITLICLVFSLSAKEYSLESPSGKIQLKVNVDETVTYSVLLNGTTIVAPSQISMELYDGTVWGVDAKVRKAKTSSVSQMLTPVVKRKSASIKDKYKELTLTFKGYALQFRAYDDGAAYRWVSDKDGAYKVKSELATFAFPADNKLWFPEEESMMTHQEREYLRETLSNIGSDRFASTGLLIDCGNGIKTYISESNLMDYPGMYLRGCDDNQYALVGKYPGVVLETKQLSDRDVKPTKYADYIAECNGPREFPWRAMIITENDGQLVESEMIYKLAPEQKIENTDWITPGKVAWDWWNANNIYGVDFVAGVNNETYKYYIDFASEYGLDYIILDEGWYVLSDIMQQEKDIDVKELVDYGKEKNVDVILWVVWKAMDDKLEESLDQFQAWGVKGIKMDFMQRDDQWMVNFYEKIARKCAEHELLVDFHGAYKPSGLDRAYPNVISYEGVKGMENAKWSNLPDPEHDVTLPFIRMVAGPMDYTPGAMINKTKENFTPVFTEPMSQGTRCHQLALYPVFESPLQMLADNPSNYYREPECMEFLSAVPSVWDETQVLEAKVSDYIAVARRSGDKWFVGALTDWDPREMELKLDFLGDGTCTMKVWKDGLNADKHAADFAQETLEVTAASTVKVKMAPGGGWVAIIEKK